One Actinosynnema pretiosum DNA segment encodes these proteins:
- a CDS encoding thioredoxin domain-containing protein — MTNRLASATSPYLLQHADNPVHWWEWSPEAFAEARERDVPVLLSVGYAACHWCHVMAHESFEDAETAEYLNAHFVSVKVDREERPDVDAVYMSVTQALSGHGGWPMTCFLTPDGEPFYAGTYYPPTPRPGMPSFRQVLEAIEHAWREQGDEVRASAAGIVAQLAHTPLPEAAVDADVLDGAVVSLLGHLDRGNGGFGGAPKFPPSMALEFLLRDHERTGSVQALSMARLTCDAMASGGIYDQLGGGFARYSVDASWVVPHFEKMLYDNALLLRAYTHLARLVPDEPRYREVVEDTAGFLLRDLLTPEGGFAASLDADTGGVEGATYAWTPEQLVEVLGEEDGARAAALYGVTEEGTFEHGTSTLRLLGESDPALKAALLAARAEREQPGRDDKVVTSWNGLAIAALAEAGAVLGVRAWVEAAERAAGLLLDLHVVDGRLLRTSRDGRAGGAAGVLEDHGCLADGLLALHQVTGTARWLTAACDVLDVALARFAGDEPGVWYDTADDAETLVHRPADPADNASPSGASSLAGALLTASALGAPRAGEYREAAERAVARAGLLAAREPRFAGHWLSVAEALAMGPVQVALVGGSPSLLAAAWSGVHGGGVVVSGEPDTAPLLADRPLVGGEPAAYVCRGFVCDRPVTTVEDLTAALTSR, encoded by the coding sequence ATGACGAACCGGCTCGCGTCCGCGACCAGCCCGTACCTGCTCCAGCACGCCGACAACCCGGTGCACTGGTGGGAGTGGAGCCCGGAGGCGTTCGCCGAGGCGCGCGAGCGGGACGTGCCGGTGCTGCTGTCGGTCGGGTACGCCGCCTGCCACTGGTGCCACGTCATGGCGCACGAGTCGTTCGAGGACGCGGAGACCGCCGAGTACCTGAACGCGCACTTCGTCAGCGTCAAGGTCGACCGCGAGGAGCGGCCCGACGTGGACGCGGTCTACATGTCCGTCACCCAGGCGCTCAGCGGCCACGGCGGCTGGCCCATGACCTGCTTCCTCACCCCGGACGGCGAGCCGTTCTACGCGGGCACCTACTACCCGCCGACCCCGCGTCCGGGGATGCCGTCGTTCCGGCAGGTCCTGGAGGCCATCGAGCACGCCTGGCGCGAGCAGGGCGACGAGGTGCGGGCGTCGGCGGCGGGCATCGTCGCCCAGCTCGCCCACACCCCGCTGCCCGAGGCGGCGGTGGACGCGGACGTGCTCGACGGGGCGGTCGTGTCGCTGCTCGGGCACCTGGACCGGGGCAACGGCGGGTTCGGCGGCGCGCCGAAGTTCCCGCCGTCGATGGCGCTGGAGTTCCTGCTGCGCGACCACGAGCGCACCGGGTCCGTGCAGGCGCTGTCCATGGCCCGGCTGACCTGCGACGCGATGGCGTCCGGCGGGATCTACGACCAGCTCGGCGGCGGGTTCGCGCGGTACAGCGTCGACGCGTCCTGGGTGGTGCCGCACTTCGAGAAGATGCTCTACGACAACGCGCTGCTGCTGCGCGCGTACACCCACCTGGCCAGGCTCGTGCCGGACGAGCCGCGCTACCGCGAGGTCGTGGAGGACACCGCGGGGTTCCTGCTGCGCGACCTGCTCACCCCGGAGGGCGGGTTCGCCGCGTCGCTCGACGCGGACACCGGCGGCGTGGAGGGCGCGACGTACGCGTGGACGCCCGAGCAGCTGGTCGAGGTGCTCGGCGAGGAGGACGGGGCGCGGGCCGCGGCGCTGTACGGGGTGACCGAGGAGGGCACGTTCGAGCACGGCACGTCCACGCTGCGGCTGCTGGGCGAGTCCGACCCGGCGCTGAAGGCGGCGCTGCTGGCGGCGCGCGCCGAGCGCGAGCAGCCCGGCCGGGACGACAAGGTGGTGACCTCGTGGAACGGTCTGGCGATCGCGGCGCTGGCCGAGGCGGGGGCCGTGCTGGGCGTGCGGGCGTGGGTGGAGGCGGCGGAGCGCGCCGCGGGGCTGCTGCTGGACCTGCACGTGGTCGACGGCAGGCTGCTGCGCACCTCCCGCGACGGGCGGGCCGGTGGCGCGGCGGGCGTGCTGGAGGACCACGGCTGCCTCGCTGACGGGCTGCTCGCGCTGCACCAGGTGACCGGGACCGCGCGGTGGCTGACGGCGGCGTGCGACGTGCTGGACGTGGCGCTGGCGCGCTTCGCGGGCGACGAGCCGGGCGTCTGGTACGACACGGCCGACGACGCGGAGACCCTGGTCCACCGCCCGGCCGACCCGGCCGACAACGCGAGCCCGTCCGGGGCGTCGTCGCTGGCGGGGGCGCTGCTGACCGCGTCGGCGCTGGGCGCGCCGAGGGCGGGGGAGTACCGGGAGGCTGCCGAGCGGGCGGTGGCGCGCGCGGGGCTGCTGGCGGCGCGGGAGCCGAGGTTCGCCGGGCACTGGCTGAGCGTCGCGGAGGCGCTGGCGATGGGGCCGGTGCAGGTGGCCCTGGTGGGCGGCTCGCCGAGCCTGCTGGCGGCGGCCTGGTCGGGCGTGCACGGCGGCGGCGTGGTGGTCTCCGGCGAGCCGGACACGGCGCCGCTCCTGGCGGACCGGCCGCTGGTGGGCGGGGAGCCCGCGGCGTACGTGTGCCGCGGCTTCGTGTGCGACCGGCCGGTGACGACGGTGGAGGACCTGACGGCGGCGCTGACGTCGCGCTAG
- the trhA gene encoding PAQR family membrane homeostasis protein TrhA, whose amino-acid sequence MRGWLHLWSFVVSVAMAATLVALAATTVSAKAAYSTAVYGITLMGLFGVSALYHRVNWKSVKARTWMKRMDHSMIFVFIAGSYTPFALTAMPPSTGYTVLWVVWLGALGGVALKMLWPNSPRWLGVPIYIALGWVAVFTLPDMLSHAGVGVVALIIAGGLMYTIGAVFYATRWPNFWPDVFGYHEFFHAMTVLAASCHCVAIWLSIYS is encoded by the coding sequence ATGCGGGGCTGGCTGCACCTCTGGTCGTTCGTGGTGTCGGTGGCCATGGCGGCGACACTGGTCGCCCTGGCGGCGACAACCGTGTCGGCGAAAGCGGCTTACTCCACAGCCGTGTACGGAATCACGCTGATGGGCCTGTTCGGCGTCAGCGCCCTCTACCACCGGGTGAACTGGAAGAGCGTCAAGGCCCGGACGTGGATGAAGCGCATGGACCACTCGATGATCTTCGTGTTCATCGCGGGCTCCTACACCCCGTTCGCGCTGACCGCGATGCCCCCGTCCACGGGCTACACCGTGCTGTGGGTCGTGTGGCTGGGCGCGCTGGGCGGCGTGGCGCTGAAGATGCTGTGGCCCAACTCGCCCAGGTGGCTGGGCGTTCCCATCTACATCGCCCTCGGCTGGGTGGCCGTGTTCACCCTGCCGGACATGCTGTCCCACGCGGGCGTGGGCGTGGTGGCCCTGATCATCGCGGGCGGCCTGATGTACACGATCGGGGCAGTCTTCTACGCGACCCGCTGGCCGAACTTCTGGCCGGACGTGTTCGGCTACCACGAGTTCTTCCACGCGATGACGGTGCTCGCGGCGAGCTGCCACTGCGTGGCGATCTGGTTGTCGATCTACTCGTAG
- a CDS encoding isoprenyl transferase has protein sequence MGLRERVKNVLLKGYEYRLTRWLDGRQRPRHVGVVLDGNRRWAKEAGFDDVAHGHLAGARKILELLNWCRDAEVEVVTLWLLSTDNLTRPTKELEPLLGIIADIVDKLAEPNNPWQVRHVGALDMLPTETAARLSAASLRTRGRTGLQVNVAVGYGGRQEIADAVRKLLQKHAESGGTIEELAEVLDVDHIAEHLYTSGQPDPDLLIRTSGEQRLSGFMLWQSAHSEFWFCEAYWPEFRRTDFLRALRDYAIRHRRFGS, from the coding sequence GTGGGTCTCCGCGAACGCGTCAAGAACGTCCTCCTCAAGGGCTACGAGTACCGCCTCACCCGCTGGTTGGACGGAAGACAACGACCACGCCACGTCGGCGTGGTGCTCGACGGCAACCGCAGGTGGGCCAAGGAAGCGGGCTTCGACGACGTCGCCCACGGCCACCTCGCGGGTGCGCGCAAGATCCTGGAGCTGCTGAACTGGTGCCGGGACGCCGAGGTCGAGGTGGTCACCCTGTGGCTGCTGTCCACGGACAACCTCACCAGGCCCACCAAGGAGCTCGAACCGCTGCTCGGCATCATCGCCGACATCGTCGACAAGCTGGCCGAGCCCAACAACCCCTGGCAGGTGCGCCACGTCGGCGCGCTCGACATGCTGCCCACCGAGACCGCGGCCCGCCTGTCCGCGGCCTCGCTGCGCACCAGGGGCCGCACGGGGCTCCAGGTCAACGTGGCGGTCGGCTACGGCGGGCGCCAGGAGATCGCCGACGCGGTGCGCAAGCTGCTGCAGAAGCACGCCGAGTCCGGCGGGACGATCGAGGAGCTGGCCGAGGTCCTGGACGTGGACCACATCGCCGAGCACCTCTACACCTCCGGCCAGCCCGACCCGGACCTGCTCATCCGCACCTCGGGCGAGCAGCGGCTGTCCGGGTTCATGCTGTGGCAGTCGGCGCACTCCGAGTTCTGGTTCTGCGAGGCCTACTGGCCCGAGTTCCGCAGGACCGACTTCCTGCGCGCCCTGCGCGACTACGCGATCCGGCACCGCCGCTTCGGCTCCTGA
- a CDS encoding DUF885 domain-containing protein encodes MDGNRLVRGYLALGLRLDRLVPGLVDAYTGDQGLRRAVADEPTPVPADLAAQAAGLRAELPSSDLAPERVAFLDAQLTAAEQSARSLDGARTSFVEEVRAYFQVRVHPGSTDAYRAAHAALDELLPGDGPLRLRLAEHRDADTVPRHRLADAVTALSDALRARVAPDFALPPDEGVEHEVVTDRPWSGFTHYLGGNRSRVSVNADMGHRYGTLPHLIAHEAYPGHHTEHCRRTAALVDGLGHVEHSLFLVNSPRCLVSEGAAELGLHLAVGPGWGRWAEEVLGDVGLRFDGGHVERVESALSGLLTVRQDAALMLHDQRADPDDVVDFLRRWLLVPHERARQLVRFLSDPLWRAYTTTYVEGVRLVGTWLDLRPPGGPLVERFRRLLDEPLVPRSLEAELAAGVPWLPRNSA; translated from the coding sequence ATGGACGGCAACCGCCTGGTGCGCGGCTACCTCGCCCTCGGGCTCCGGCTCGACCGGCTCGTCCCCGGACTCGTGGACGCCTACACCGGCGACCAGGGGCTGCGCCGGGCCGTGGCGGACGAGCCGACCCCTGTCCCGGCCGACCTGGCCGCGCAGGCCGCCGGGCTGCGCGCCGAGCTGCCCAGCTCGGACCTCGCGCCCGAGCGCGTCGCCTTCCTGGACGCCCAGCTCACCGCGGCCGAGCAGTCCGCCCGCTCCCTCGACGGCGCCCGCACCTCCTTCGTGGAGGAGGTGCGGGCCTACTTCCAGGTCCGCGTCCACCCCGGCTCCACCGACGCCTACCGGGCCGCGCACGCCGCCCTGGACGAGCTGCTGCCCGGCGACGGCCCGCTGCGGCTGCGCCTGGCCGAGCACCGCGACGCCGACACCGTCCCCCGGCACCGCCTCGCCGACGCCGTCACCGCCCTGTCCGACGCCCTGCGCGCGCGGGTCGCCCCCGACTTCGCGCTGCCGCCGGACGAGGGCGTCGAGCACGAGGTGGTCACCGACCGGCCGTGGAGCGGCTTCACCCACTACCTGGGCGGCAACCGGTCGCGGGTGTCGGTCAACGCCGACATGGGGCACCGCTACGGCACCCTGCCGCACCTGATCGCCCACGAGGCCTACCCCGGCCACCACACCGAGCACTGCCGCCGCACCGCCGCCCTCGTCGACGGCCTCGGCCACGTCGAGCACTCGCTGTTCCTGGTCAACAGCCCCCGCTGCCTGGTGTCCGAGGGCGCGGCCGAGCTGGGCCTGCACCTGGCGGTCGGCCCCGGCTGGGGGCGCTGGGCCGAGGAGGTGCTGGGGGACGTCGGGCTGCGGTTCGACGGCGGGCACGTCGAGCGGGTCGAGTCGGCGCTGTCCGGGCTGCTGACCGTGCGCCAGGACGCCGCGCTGATGCTGCACGACCAGCGGGCCGACCCCGACGACGTGGTCGACTTCCTGCGCCGCTGGCTGCTCGTGCCGCACGAGCGGGCCCGCCAGCTCGTGCGGTTCCTGTCCGACCCGCTGTGGCGGGCCTACACCACGACCTACGTCGAGGGCGTCCGGCTGGTGGGGACCTGGCTGGACCTGCGCCCGCCCGGCGGCCCGCTGGTCGAGCGCTTCCGGCGGCTGCTGGACGAACCGCTCGTGCCGCGCAGCCTGGAGGCCGAGCTGGCCGCGGGGGTGCCCTGGCTACCCCGCAACTCTGCGTAA
- a CDS encoding PhoH family protein, which yields MTRFAEHEVVLPLVVISELEGKRHHPELGWFAREALRLLDEERLRHGRLDAPIAVGGHGGTLRVELNHTDPEVLPAGFRTDSNDARILACALNLAAEGAEVTLVTKDMPLRVKAGAVGLAAEEYRAHDVTLSGFTGMSDVDVDQSLVDALYRDGSVDPAEHDLAELAELPCHSGLRLLAGSSSALGRVTADKQVRLVRGDREAFGLHGRSAEQRVALDLLLDNEVGIVSLGGRAGTGKSALALCAGLEAVMERNQHRKIVVFRPLYAVGGQELGYLPGSETEKMQPWAQAVFDTLGALVSQDVLEEVMDRGMLEVLPLTHIRGRSLHDSFVIVDEAQSLERNVLLTVLSRLGANSRVVLTHDVAQRDNLRVGRHDGVAAVIEKLKGHPLFAHVTLTRSERSPIAALVTEMLEDYSS from the coding sequence ATGACCCGGTTCGCCGAGCACGAGGTCGTCCTCCCGCTGGTCGTGATCAGCGAGCTGGAGGGCAAGCGGCACCACCCGGAGCTGGGGTGGTTCGCCAGGGAGGCGCTGCGGCTGCTCGACGAGGAGCGCCTGCGCCACGGCAGGCTCGACGCCCCGATCGCCGTGGGGGGCCACGGCGGGACGCTGCGCGTCGAGCTGAACCACACCGACCCGGAGGTGCTGCCCGCCGGTTTCCGCACCGACTCCAACGACGCGCGCATCCTCGCCTGCGCGCTCAACCTCGCCGCCGAGGGCGCCGAGGTCACCCTGGTCACCAAGGACATGCCGCTGCGCGTCAAGGCGGGCGCGGTGGGCCTGGCGGCCGAGGAGTACCGGGCGCACGACGTCACGCTCTCCGGGTTCACCGGCATGTCCGACGTGGACGTCGACCAGTCCCTCGTGGACGCCCTCTACCGGGACGGCTCGGTCGACCCGGCCGAGCACGACCTCGCGGAGCTGGCCGAGCTGCCCTGCCACAGCGGCCTGCGGCTGCTCGCGGGCAGCTCCAGCGCGCTGGGCCGGGTCACCGCCGACAAGCAGGTCCGGCTGGTGCGCGGCGACCGCGAGGCGTTCGGGCTGCACGGCCGGTCCGCGGAGCAGCGCGTCGCGCTCGACCTGCTGCTGGACAACGAGGTCGGCATCGTCTCGCTGGGCGGCCGGGCGGGCACCGGCAAGTCGGCGCTCGCGCTGTGCGCGGGACTGGAAGCGGTCATGGAGCGCAACCAGCACCGCAAGATCGTCGTGTTCCGGCCGCTGTACGCGGTCGGCGGCCAGGAGCTCGGCTACCTGCCCGGCTCCGAGACCGAGAAGATGCAGCCCTGGGCGCAGGCGGTGTTCGACACCCTCGGCGCGCTGGTCAGCCAGGACGTCCTGGAAGAGGTCATGGACCGGGGGATGCTGGAGGTCCTGCCGCTGACCCACATCCGGGGACGGTCCCTGCACGACTCATTCGTCATCGTCGACGAGGCGCAGTCGCTGGAGCGGAACGTCCTGCTGACCGTGCTGTCCCGGCTCGGGGCCAACTCGCGGGTGGTGCTCACCCACGACGTCGCGCAGCGCGACAACCTGCGCGTCGGGCGGCACGACGGCGTCGCGGCCGTGATCGAGAAGCTCAAGGGCCACCCGCTGTTCGCGCACGTCACGCTGACCCGCTCGGAGCGCTCGCCGATCGCCGCGCTGGTCACCGAGATGCTGGAGGACTACTCGTCCTGA
- a CDS encoding GuaB1 family IMP dehydrogenase-related protein, with protein MRFIEGHQPANDLTYDDVFLVPGRSAVDSRFGVDLSTSDGTGATIPVVVANMTAVAGRRMAETMARRGGLVVLPQDVAPEAVAEIVSWVKERHPVWDTPLVLSPNDSVADAFNLLHKRAHGTVVVVGPDGRPVGTVDEHALGGVDRFTRLSEVADHDVLVLPLDTAPREVFERLGAHRAALGVDGDGRLKGIMTGLGALRAEVYQPALDASGRLRVTAAVGVNGDVAAKAEALLASGVDALVVDTAHGHQEKMLTALKAVRALSPGVPVVAGNVVTAEGVRDLVEAGADVIKVGVGPGAMCTTRMMTGVGRPQFSAVAECAAQARELGKHVWADGGVRHPRDVALALAAGAASVMVGSWFAGTYESPGDLQRDEAGRLYKESFGMASKRAVSARTRTDSAFDRARKGLFEEGISSSRMRLDPTRPGVEDLLDSITSGVRSACTYAGATTLEEFHARAVLGVQSAAGFAEGRPLPSGW; from the coding sequence GTGCGATTCATCGAAGGGCACCAGCCCGCCAACGACCTGACCTACGACGACGTCTTCCTGGTCCCCGGCCGCTCCGCCGTGGACTCCCGGTTCGGGGTCGACCTCTCCACCTCCGACGGCACGGGCGCCACGATCCCCGTGGTCGTGGCCAACATGACCGCCGTCGCGGGCCGCCGCATGGCGGAGACGATGGCCAGGCGCGGCGGCCTGGTCGTGCTGCCCCAGGACGTGGCCCCCGAGGCGGTGGCCGAGATCGTGTCCTGGGTCAAGGAGCGGCACCCGGTGTGGGACACGCCGCTGGTGCTGTCCCCGAACGACTCGGTCGCGGACGCGTTCAACCTGCTGCACAAGCGCGCCCACGGCACCGTCGTGGTGGTCGGACCGGACGGGCGCCCGGTGGGCACCGTGGACGAGCACGCGCTGGGCGGCGTCGACCGGTTCACCCGGCTGAGCGAGGTGGCCGACCACGACGTGCTCGTGCTGCCGCTGGACACCGCGCCGCGCGAGGTGTTCGAGCGGCTGGGCGCTCACCGGGCCGCGCTGGGCGTGGACGGCGACGGCAGGCTCAAGGGCATCATGACCGGCCTGGGCGCGCTGCGCGCCGAGGTGTACCAGCCCGCGCTGGACGCGAGCGGCAGGCTCAGGGTGACCGCCGCCGTCGGCGTGAACGGCGACGTGGCGGCGAAGGCCGAGGCGCTGCTGGCGTCCGGGGTGGACGCGCTGGTCGTGGACACCGCGCACGGGCACCAGGAGAAGATGCTGACCGCGCTGAAGGCGGTCCGGGCGCTGTCGCCGGGCGTGCCGGTGGTGGCGGGCAACGTGGTGACCGCCGAGGGCGTGCGCGACCTGGTCGAGGCAGGCGCGGACGTGATCAAGGTCGGGGTCGGCCCCGGCGCGATGTGCACCACCCGCATGATGACCGGCGTGGGCCGCCCGCAGTTCTCGGCGGTGGCCGAGTGCGCCGCGCAGGCCCGCGAGCTGGGCAAGCACGTGTGGGCGGACGGCGGCGTGCGGCACCCGCGCGACGTGGCCCTCGCGCTGGCGGCGGGCGCGGCCAGCGTCATGGTCGGCTCGTGGTTCGCGGGCACCTACGAGTCGCCCGGCGACCTGCAGCGGGACGAGGCGGGCAGGCTCTACAAGGAGTCGTTCGGCATGGCGTCGAAGCGGGCCGTGAGCGCGCGGACCCGCACGGACAGCGCGTTCGACCGGGCCCGCAAGGGGCTGTTCGAGGAGGGCATCTCGTCCTCCCGGATGCGCCTGGACCCGACCAGGCCGGGCGTCGAGGACCTGCTGGACTCGATCACCTCGGGCGTGCGGTCGGCGTGCACCTACGCGGGCGCGACGACCCTGGAGGAGTTCCACGCGCGCGCCGTGCTGGGCGTGCAGTCGGCGGCGGGCTTCGCCGAGGGCAGGCCGCTCCCCTCGGGCTGGTGA
- a CDS encoding ATP-dependent DNA ligase, whose amino-acid sequence MLFSRVVEVSAEVGSTRSRLAKVSALAGLLRGVEDTGAAGDAEAVVSFLVGVPRQGRIGAGFRTARQLAAPPADEASLRVSDVDGALGEFAAESGKGSAARRAALLAALFAGATAEEQDFLKRLLTGELRQGALEGVMLDAVARAAGVPGEAVRRAFMLSGELPATAAAALRDGVDGLARFRLEVGRPVRPMLASPAESLEDALAGSGPVVVEHKLDGARIQVHRDGDGVRVFTRTLREITGTVPELVELVRGLPCRSVVLDGETLALRDDGKPRPFQETMSRFGAQDERELLLSPFFFDCLHLDGDDLLDRPLRERLAALRSAAGRHVVPGVADATPESAAGVLRDALDGGHEGVVVKDLDAPYAAGRRGKAWRKVKPVHTLDLVVLAVEWGSGRREGLLSNLHLGARDADGGPPVMVGKTFKGLTDELLAWQTQALLAIAEERGEWVVRVRPELVVEIELDGAQVSHRYPGGVALRFARVVRYRPDKTAAEADTLDAVRAMLPERAAPGGAAGATPLDPREPTAAGPRSQDTAGDHG is encoded by the coding sequence GTGCTGTTCTCACGGGTGGTCGAGGTGTCCGCCGAGGTGGGGTCGACCCGCTCCCGGCTGGCGAAGGTGTCGGCGCTGGCCGGGCTGCTGCGCGGGGTCGAGGACACCGGGGCCGCCGGGGACGCTGAAGCTGTGGTGTCGTTCCTGGTGGGCGTGCCCCGGCAGGGCCGGATCGGCGCCGGGTTCCGCACCGCGCGGCAGCTGGCGGCCCCGCCCGCCGACGAGGCGTCGCTGCGGGTGTCCGACGTGGACGGGGCGCTGGGCGAGTTCGCCGCCGAGTCTGGGAAGGGCAGCGCCGCGCGCCGGGCCGCGCTGCTGGCGGCCCTGTTCGCCGGGGCGACGGCCGAGGAGCAGGACTTCCTCAAGCGGCTGCTGACCGGCGAGCTGCGGCAGGGCGCGCTGGAGGGCGTGATGCTGGACGCCGTGGCGCGGGCTGCCGGGGTGCCCGGCGAGGCGGTGCGGCGGGCGTTCATGCTGTCCGGCGAGCTGCCCGCGACCGCGGCGGCGGCGCTGCGCGACGGGGTGGACGGGCTGGCCCGGTTCCGGCTGGAGGTGGGCCGCCCGGTGCGGCCGATGCTGGCCTCGCCCGCCGAGTCGCTGGAGGACGCGCTGGCCGGGTCGGGCCCGGTCGTGGTGGAGCACAAGCTGGACGGGGCGCGCATCCAGGTGCACCGGGACGGCGACGGGGTGCGGGTGTTCACCCGGACCCTGCGCGAGATCACCGGGACCGTGCCGGAGCTGGTCGAGCTGGTGCGCGGGCTGCCCTGCCGGTCGGTGGTGCTGGACGGGGAGACGCTGGCGCTGCGCGACGACGGCAAGCCGAGGCCGTTCCAGGAGACGATGAGCCGGTTCGGCGCGCAGGACGAGCGGGAGCTGCTGCTCAGCCCGTTCTTCTTCGACTGCCTGCACCTGGACGGCGACGACCTGCTGGACCGGCCGCTGCGCGAGCGGCTCGCGGCGCTGCGGTCGGCGGCCGGGCGGCACGTGGTGCCGGGGGTCGCCGACGCGACGCCGGAGAGCGCCGCCGGGGTGCTGCGGGACGCGCTGGACGGCGGGCACGAGGGCGTGGTGGTCAAGGACCTCGACGCGCCCTACGCGGCCGGGCGGCGCGGCAAGGCGTGGCGGAAGGTCAAGCCCGTGCACACGCTCGACCTGGTGGTGCTCGCGGTCGAGTGGGGCAGCGGGCGGCGCGAGGGGTTGCTGTCCAACCTGCACCTCGGGGCGCGCGACGCGGACGGCGGGCCGCCGGTCATGGTCGGCAAGACGTTCAAGGGGCTCACGGACGAGCTGCTGGCGTGGCAGACGCAGGCGCTGCTCGCGATCGCCGAGGAGCGCGGCGAGTGGGTGGTGCGGGTGCGGCCGGAGCTGGTGGTGGAGATCGAGCTGGACGGCGCGCAGGTCAGCCACCGCTACCCCGGCGGGGTGGCGCTGCGGTTCGCGCGGGTGGTGCGGTACCGGCCGGACAAGACCGCCGCCGAGGCCGACACCCTCGACGCGGTCCGGGCGATGCTGCCCGAGCGCGCGGCGCCGGGTGGTGCGGCGGGCGCCACCCCCCTTGACCCCCGAGAGCCCACCGCCGCGGGCCCCCGATCGCAGGACACCGCCGGTGACCACGGGTAG
- a CDS encoding class II fumarate hydratase, translating into MDGQEYRVEHDTMGEVRVPAHALWRAQTQRAVENFPISGRGLERSQIRALGLLKAAAARVNGRLGVLEPEVAEAIAAAADEVAAGEHDGHFPVDVFQTGSGTSSNMNANEVIATLASRALGREVHPNDHVNASQSSNDTFPTTLRVAATEAVANDVLPALEHLRDALGARAADWAGIVKSGRTHLMDAVPVLLGDEARAWATQVANGVARLRDSLPRLAQLPIGGTAVGSGLNAPEGFGAAVSEELARVTGLPLTEAEDHFEAQATQDGVVEVSGQLRATAVGIYKIANDLRWMGSGPRAGLGELALPDLQPGSSIMPGKVNPVIPEATMMAVAQVIGNDAAVAFAGTQGNFQLNVMLPVIARNVLESARLLAAVARLLADKVVRGVEPDADRMREYAESSPSIVTPLNKHLGYEEAASIAKQSLAERKTIRQVVLERGHVPGKLSEEQLDAALDVVRMARNDR; encoded by the coding sequence ATGGATGGTCAGGAGTACCGCGTCGAGCACGACACGATGGGTGAGGTCCGGGTGCCCGCGCACGCGCTGTGGCGGGCGCAGACGCAGCGGGCGGTGGAGAACTTCCCGATCTCGGGGCGCGGCCTGGAGCGCTCGCAGATCCGGGCGCTCGGGCTGCTGAAGGCGGCTGCCGCGCGGGTCAACGGGCGGTTGGGCGTGCTGGAGCCCGAGGTCGCGGAGGCGATCGCGGCGGCGGCGGACGAGGTCGCGGCGGGCGAGCACGACGGGCACTTCCCGGTGGACGTGTTCCAGACCGGGTCGGGCACGTCGTCGAACATGAACGCGAACGAGGTGATCGCGACCCTGGCGTCGCGCGCGCTCGGCCGCGAGGTTCACCCGAACGACCACGTCAACGCCTCCCAGTCGTCCAACGACACCTTCCCCACGACGCTTCGGGTAGCCGCGACGGAGGCGGTCGCGAACGACGTGCTCCCGGCGCTGGAGCACCTGCGGGACGCGCTGGGCGCGCGGGCGGCGGACTGGGCCGGGATCGTCAAGTCCGGGCGCACGCACCTGATGGACGCGGTGCCCGTGCTGCTCGGCGACGAGGCGCGGGCGTGGGCGACCCAGGTGGCCAACGGGGTGGCGCGGTTGCGGGACAGCCTGCCCAGGCTGGCGCAGCTGCCGATCGGCGGCACGGCGGTGGGCAGCGGGCTGAACGCGCCGGAGGGCTTCGGCGCGGCGGTCTCCGAGGAGCTGGCGCGGGTGACCGGGCTGCCGCTGACCGAGGCGGAGGACCACTTCGAGGCGCAGGCCACCCAGGACGGGGTGGTGGAGGTGTCCGGGCAGCTGCGGGCCACCGCGGTGGGCATCTACAAGATCGCGAACGACCTGCGCTGGATGGGCTCGGGCCCGCGCGCGGGGCTGGGCGAGCTGGCGCTGCCGGACCTGCAGCCGGGGTCGTCGATCATGCCGGGCAAGGTCAACCCGGTGATCCCGGAGGCCACGATGATGGCGGTGGCGCAGGTGATCGGCAACGACGCGGCGGTGGCGTTCGCCGGGACCCAGGGCAACTTCCAGCTCAACGTGATGCTGCCGGTGATCGCGCGGAACGTGCTGGAGTCGGCGCGCCTGCTGGCGGCGGTGGCGCGGCTGCTCGCGGACAAGGTGGTCAGGGGCGTCGAGCCGGACGCGGACCGGATGCGCGAGTACGCCGAGTCCTCGCCGTCGATCGTGACGCCGCTGAACAAGCACCTCGGCTACGAGGAGGCGGCGTCGATCGCGAAGCAGTCGCTGGCCGAGCGCAAGACGATCCGGCAGGTGGTGCTGGAGCGCGGGCACGTGCCGGGCAAGCTCAGCGAGGAGCAGCTGGACGCGGCGCTGGACGTGGTGCGGATGGCGCGCAACGACCGCTGA